The Paenibacillus sp. FSL R7-0204 genome includes a region encoding these proteins:
- a CDS encoding YdcF family protein, giving the protein MDWYVYQRGSSPIRKVSRKRRHRTKRVLMVSLLVLIVAGFIWCGVVFNRINSAATTSPMVKADAGVILGMSMWGDEPSPGLKERLDYALELYKSGAFSHFVVSGGLDQPEYKYTEAEGMQRYLVAHGVPDKVIYLEDQSTSTYENLLFSKTVMQQEGLSSAVVITHDFHGRRALETARKLGYKNPELGVTESKVMSMLKYKSREILAYTKWKLQELSL; this is encoded by the coding sequence ATGGATTGGTATGTCTACCAACGGGGTTCATCCCCGATCCGCAAAGTGTCGCGCAAGCGCCGCCACCGCACGAAGAGGGTGCTGATGGTCTCGCTGCTGGTACTGATTGTGGCCGGATTCATCTGGTGCGGAGTAGTCTTTAACAGAATTAACAGTGCAGCAACCACCTCGCCCATGGTGAAGGCGGACGCCGGAGTTATTCTGGGGATGTCGATGTGGGGCGATGAACCGAGCCCCGGGCTGAAGGAACGGCTGGATTATGCGCTTGAGCTGTATAAGTCTGGTGCATTCAGCCATTTTGTTGTCTCTGGAGGGCTGGATCAGCCGGAGTATAAGTACACGGAAGCCGAAGGCATGCAGAGGTATCTGGTTGCCCATGGAGTACCTGACAAGGTGATCTATCTGGAGGACCAGTCTACCAGCACTTACGAGAACCTGCTGTTCAGCAAGACAGTCATGCAGCAGGAGGGATTGTCTTCAGCTGTCGTGATTACCCATGATTTTCATGGCCGCCGCGCCTTGGAGACTGCGCGTAAGCTGGGGTATAAGAACCCGGAGCTTGGCGTCACGGAGTCTAAAGTGATGTCGATGCTTAAGTATAAGTCCCGCGAGATTCTGGCCTACACCAAATGGAAATTGCAGGAGCTGTCGCTGTAA
- a CDS encoding AAA family ATPase, translating to MNGHVAAASSGREERRPSRQINIVLNNQAPAPVSGLPADSAGGPAAPKPGSHSGLFQELSRELDALVGLDNIKELVFEIYALLQVAQMRSEAGLATGGQAYHMVFKGNPGTGKTTVARIVAKLFQRMGVLSKGHLIEVERADLVGEYIGHTAQKTRDLVKKALGGILFIDEAYSLARGGDKDFGKEAIDTLVKSMEDHRSQFVLILAGYSGEIDYFLMSNPGLPSRFPIQVEFPDYTIDQLLQIAELMAKDRDYILMPQAILRLKQHLLMEKTESLHAFSNARYVRNSIEKAVRAQAVRLLNQYESTSPGKQELMTLRTEDFKG from the coding sequence GTGAACGGACATGTAGCGGCGGCAAGCAGCGGACGGGAAGAACGCAGACCGTCCAGGCAGATTAACATTGTGCTGAATAATCAGGCTCCGGCCCCGGTGTCCGGCTTGCCGGCTGATAGCGCAGGCGGCCCGGCAGCTCCCAAGCCCGGCAGCCATAGCGGACTGTTCCAGGAGCTGAGCCGGGAGCTGGATGCACTTGTAGGTCTGGATAACATCAAAGAGCTGGTCTTCGAGATCTATGCCCTGCTGCAGGTGGCCCAGATGCGCAGTGAAGCCGGACTTGCCACCGGAGGCCAGGCCTACCATATGGTATTCAAGGGCAATCCGGGGACTGGCAAAACTACGGTTGCACGGATTGTGGCGAAGCTGTTCCAGCGGATGGGTGTGCTCAGCAAAGGGCATCTGATTGAAGTAGAGCGCGCAGATCTGGTAGGCGAATATATCGGACATACTGCCCAGAAGACGCGGGATCTGGTGAAAAAAGCGCTCGGCGGTATCCTCTTCATCGATGAAGCATACAGTCTGGCCCGCGGCGGAGACAAGGATTTCGGCAAGGAGGCCATCGACACGCTGGTCAAATCGATGGAGGACCACCGCAGCCAGTTTGTCCTGATTCTGGCCGGGTATTCCGGCGAGATTGACTATTTTCTGATGAGCAATCCGGGTCTGCCCTCGCGGTTTCCGATCCAGGTTGAATTTCCCGATTATACCATCGACCAGCTGCTGCAGATTGCCGAGCTGATGGCCAAGGACCGTGATTATATTTTGATGCCGCAGGCCATACTCAGACTCAAGCAGCATTTGCTTATGGAGAAGACAGAGAGTCTGCATGCTTTCAGCAATGCAAGGTATGTACGCAACAGTATTGAGAAGGCGGTACGCGCACAGGCTGTGCGGCTCTTGAACCAGTATGAGAGTACAAGTCCGGGCAAGCAGGAGCTGATGACGCTGCGGACCGAGGATTTCAAAGGATAG
- the hflX gene encoding GTPase HflX, protein MATTTHDTETEVQDRAILVSLVTDKIKRTGIDPELSLQELVQLAETAGVEVLDVLRQNKETPDSRWFIGKGKVEELRMAADGLGANTAIFDQELSGAQVRNLEEALDLKIIDRTQLILDIFAGRAKTREGIIQVELAQLSYLLPRLSGQGKNLSRQGGGIGTRGPGESKLETDRRHIRERITELKRQLDEVVKTRELHREHRRKSGAVQVALVGYTNAGKSTLLKQLTDADVYIENQLFATLDPTSRVLQLPGSKEVVLTDTVGFIQNLPHDLVASFRATLEEVNEANLVLHVVDSSSPMREEQMEVVQTILQDLGAAGKPQIVLFNKIDLCQPEQLEMLPTGEGFLKISAFNEDDLSRITEIISDQLAGDTLIFRIPGDRGDLSSLLYRVGEVLEQDYDGSDVLYNVRLNKEDYDKWSYKLAEFVEPQ, encoded by the coding sequence ATGGCAACTACAACACATGACACAGAGACAGAAGTGCAGGACCGGGCGATTCTTGTCAGTCTGGTGACTGACAAGATCAAACGCACCGGGATCGACCCTGAGCTCTCGCTCCAGGAGCTTGTACAATTAGCAGAGACCGCCGGGGTAGAGGTGCTGGATGTATTGCGGCAGAATAAGGAGACCCCGGATTCCAGGTGGTTTATCGGTAAAGGTAAGGTGGAAGAGCTTCGGATGGCCGCTGACGGGCTTGGCGCGAATACCGCGATCTTCGATCAGGAGCTGTCCGGGGCGCAGGTGCGTAATCTGGAAGAGGCGCTGGATCTCAAAATTATTGACCGCACACAGCTGATTCTCGATATCTTCGCCGGACGCGCGAAGACCCGTGAAGGGATCATCCAGGTAGAGCTGGCCCAGCTGTCTTATCTGCTGCCGCGCCTGTCCGGACAAGGCAAGAATCTGTCGCGTCAGGGTGGCGGAATCGGTACGAGAGGTCCCGGAGAGAGCAAGCTGGAGACGGACCGCCGGCATATCCGTGAGCGGATTACAGAGCTGAAGCGCCAGCTGGATGAGGTGGTCAAGACCCGTGAGCTGCACCGTGAACACCGCCGCAAGAGCGGTGCGGTTCAGGTGGCACTGGTAGGCTATACCAACGCGGGCAAATCCACGCTGCTGAAGCAGCTGACCGATGCCGATGTGTACATCGAGAACCAATTGTTCGCTACCCTTGACCCGACTTCGCGTGTGCTTCAGCTTCCGGGCAGCAAGGAGGTCGTGCTTACGGACACCGTCGGCTTCATTCAGAATCTGCCGCATGATCTAGTAGCCTCCTTCCGCGCTACGCTGGAGGAAGTCAATGAAGCCAATCTGGTGCTGCATGTGGTGGATTCCTCTTCTCCGATGCGTGAAGAGCAGATGGAGGTCGTGCAGACGATTCTGCAGGATCTGGGCGCGGCAGGCAAGCCGCAGATCGTATTGTTCAACAAAATCGATCTGTGTCAGCCGGAGCAGCTGGAGATGCTCCCGACCGGTGAGGGCTTCCTGAAGATCAGTGCTTTTAATGAGGACGACCTCTCACGGATCACGGAGATCATCAGCGACCAGCTTGCCGGGGATACTCTTATCTTCCGCATTCCCGGAGACCGGGGGGATCTGTCCTCACTGCTCTACCGGGTGGGCGAGGTGCTTGAACAGGATTATGACGGCAGCGATGTACTCTATAACGTGCGGTTGAACAAAGAGGATTACGATAAATGGAGCTATAAGCTGGCTGAATTCGTGGAGCCGCAATAA
- a CDS encoding methionine gamma-lyase family protein yields the protein MAGFAEDLLQAAEAAELEIEGAVKALDRIVDHNQWKVIEAFQRQHVSDFHFAGSTGYAYNDRGREVLDLVYAEVFGAEAALVRPHFASGTHTISTALFGVLRPGDELLYITGRPYDTLHKVVGKPGDGTGSLADFGIGYRETALTEEGKVDWEEVALAINDKTKVIGIQRSRGYDWRSSFTVAEIGEMAARVKAIKPDVIVFVDNCYGEFTETLEPPQVGADLVAGSLIKNPGGGIAETGGYICGRADLVELAAYRLTAPGIGGEVGAMLGTTRGLYQGLFMAPHTVGQAVKGSIFASAVFQRCGFTTKPAWHEPRTDLIQAVAFDGPEHLIAFVQGIQRAAAVDSHVVPEPWDMPGYEHPVIMAAGTFIQGGSLELSADAPIRAPYIGYMQGGLTYSHVKYGVLMALQSMRERKLL from the coding sequence ATGGCAGGATTTGCAGAGGATTTATTACAAGCGGCGGAAGCTGCAGAGCTAGAAATCGAGGGTGCGGTCAAGGCGCTGGACCGGATTGTGGATCATAATCAGTGGAAGGTGATCGAAGCCTTTCAGCGCCAGCATGTGAGTGATTTTCACTTCGCGGGTTCTACCGGATATGCTTACAACGACCGGGGGCGCGAGGTGCTGGATCTGGTCTATGCCGAAGTATTCGGTGCGGAAGCGGCGCTAGTCCGGCCGCATTTCGCTTCAGGAACTCATACCATATCTACCGCTCTGTTTGGTGTGCTGCGGCCCGGAGATGAGCTTCTGTACATTACAGGACGTCCCTATGATACGCTGCATAAGGTAGTTGGGAAGCCAGGAGACGGGACAGGCTCTCTGGCCGATTTCGGCATCGGCTACCGGGAGACAGCGCTGACAGAAGAGGGGAAGGTTGACTGGGAGGAGGTCGCCTTAGCGATAAATGACAAGACCAAGGTGATCGGAATCCAGCGTTCGCGCGGCTATGACTGGCGTTCGTCCTTCACGGTCGCAGAGATTGGAGAGATGGCAGCGCGGGTAAAAGCCATTAAGCCGGATGTTATCGTATTCGTGGATAATTGCTACGGTGAGTTCACCGAGACGCTGGAGCCGCCGCAGGTAGGCGCTGATCTGGTCGCCGGTTCGCTGATCAAGAATCCCGGCGGCGGAATCGCTGAGACCGGCGGTTATATCTGCGGCCGCGCAGATCTGGTGGAGCTGGCGGCTTACCGCCTGACAGCACCAGGAATCGGTGGTGAGGTAGGGGCGATGCTGGGCACGACGCGCGGCCTGTATCAAGGTCTATTCATGGCCCCGCATACGGTGGGACAGGCTGTGAAGGGCAGTATTTTCGCTTCCGCCGTGTTCCAGCGCTGCGGCTTCACGACCAAGCCTGCCTGGCATGAGCCGCGTACGGATCTGATCCAGGCGGTGGCTTTTGACGGACCTGAGCATCTGATTGCCTTCGTGCAAGGCATCCAGCGCGCAGCAGCGGTAGACAGCCATGTCGTGCCTGAGCCTTGGGATATGCCGGGGTATGAGCATCCGGTCATCATGGCGGCGGGGACGTTCATCCAGGGCGGAAGCCTGGAGCTGTCGGCAGATGCGCCAATCCGCGCACCGTATATAGGATATATGCAAGGCGGATTAACCTATTCTCATGTCAAATACGGGGTATTAATGGCCCTGCAGAGTATGAGGGAGCGCAAGCTGTTATAA
- a CDS encoding AAA family ATPase codes for MNEAEAIGGLLQKRSADMAPLVVLMCGVAGSGKTTFALKLEQKGFVRLSIDEDIWSTHGRFGIDYPEEEYESLKEQSERKLRNELVQLVQAKRHVVVDFSFWQRQRRDDYKQLIEDHGGKWAVIFLKVQPEELRHRLLLRSERMDANAAFTITEEILTRFLNGFETPAGEGEWIVEA; via the coding sequence ATGAACGAAGCAGAAGCTATCGGAGGATTGTTGCAGAAAAGGAGTGCGGACATGGCTCCGCTGGTCGTCCTGATGTGCGGAGTAGCGGGTTCGGGCAAAACGACGTTTGCGCTTAAGCTGGAGCAGAAGGGGTTCGTCCGGCTGTCCATCGATGAGGATATCTGGAGTACACATGGCCGCTTCGGGATAGATTATCCTGAGGAAGAGTATGAATCCTTGAAGGAACAATCGGAACGCAAGCTGCGCAATGAGCTGGTGCAGCTGGTTCAGGCGAAGCGTCATGTGGTGGTGGATTTCAGCTTCTGGCAGCGGCAGCGCCGGGATGATTACAAGCAGCTGATCGAAGACCATGGCGGGAAATGGGCTGTGATCTTCCTCAAGGTACAGCCTGAAGAGTTACGGCACCGGCTCCTGCTGAGGAGCGAGCGGATGGATGCCAATGCGGCATTCACCATTACCGAGGAGATTCTGACCCGTTTCCTGAACGGATTCGAGACTCCGGCTGGAGAAGGGGAATGGATCGTTGAAGCATGA
- a CDS encoding MerR family transcriptional regulator: protein MGDEIRRNMALFPIGIVMKLTDLSARQIRYYEQHSLIVPARTSGNQRLFSFNDVERLLEIKALIEKGVNIAGIKQVMNPVSKESEEATVITPDTEVRRRELSDSQLHRLLKQELVSGKRPGQVSLIQGELSRFFNK, encoded by the coding sequence ATGGGTGATGAAATCCGCAGAAATATGGCATTATTTCCTATTGGAATCGTAATGAAGTTAACTGATCTATCCGCCAGACAAATTCGTTATTATGAGCAGCACAGCCTGATCGTACCTGCGCGTACCTCCGGCAACCAGCGTTTGTTCTCTTTTAATGATGTGGAACGTCTGCTTGAGATCAAGGCGTTGATTGAGAAGGGTGTGAATATTGCCGGCATTAAGCAGGTGATGAATCCTGTCTCGAAGGAATCTGAAGAAGCTACGGTTATTACCCCTGACACAGAGGTGAGACGTAGAGAGTTGTCTGATTCGCAGCTTCACCGTCTGCTGAAGCAGGAGCTGGTTTCCGGTAAAAGACCGGGACAAGTGTCTCTGATCCAAGGTGAGCTATCCCGGTTTTTTAATAAATAA